A single window of Polyodon spathula isolate WHYD16114869_AA chromosome 2, ASM1765450v1, whole genome shotgun sequence DNA harbors:
- the msx1a gene encoding homeobox protein MSX-1a: MTSLTIGLKTEEASRVVLNRSEMQTNLKMAGGEEMEKPKVAILPFSVEALMADKKPTREVSSSEVTAIAGASHTCSPRMGALSGPEINSPFSVAGLIKMPEDAIVKSESPDRQEHNSWIQSSRFSPPPPRHLSPPACPLRKHKTNRKPRTPFTTSQLLALERKFRQKQYLSIAERAEFSNSLNLTETQVKIWFQNRRAKAKRLQEAELEKLKMAAKPMLPPAFGISFPLGGQVPATSLYGAPHPFHRQSLPMSPVGLYAAHVGYSMYHLA; the protein is encoded by the exons ATGACTTCATTAACGATCGGCTTAAAAACTGAAGAGGCTTCACGTGTTGTTTTGAACAGAAGTGAAATGCAAACTAACCTGAAAATGGCAGGCGGCGAGGAGATGGAGAAGCCAAAAGTTGCTATACTTCCATTTAGTGTTGAAGCTTTGATGGCAGATAAAAAACCTACCAGAGAAGTATCGAGTTCCGAAGTGACAGCTATTGCAGGAGCGTCGCATACGTGCAGTCCCAGAATGGGTGCGCTAAGTGGCCCAGAGATCAACTCTCCATTCTCGGTAGCAGGACTAATCAAAATGCCAGAGGATGCAATTGTCAAATCTGAGAGCCCCGACAGGCAAGAACACAATTCATGGATACAAAGTTCCAGGTTCTCACCTCCTCCGccaa GACACCTGAGTCCCCCTGCTTGTCCCCTGAGAAAGCACAAAACCAACAGGAAACCCCGGACTCCCTTTACCACTTCTCAGCTGTTGGCCTTGGAGAGGAAATTCCGTCAGAAACAGTACCTGTCAATCGCGGAGCGAGCAGAATTCTCCAACTCTCTAAATCTGACGGAAACACAGGTTAAAATCTGGTTCCAAAACCGGAGAGCGAAAGCAAAGAGATTGCAAGAAGCCGAGCTAGAGAAATTGAAAATGGCAGCCAAACCTATGTTGCCGCCCGCTTTTGGGATTTCCTTTCCACTTGGTGGACAGGTCCCTGCGACCTCGCTTTACGGAGCACCACATCCCTTCCACAGACAATCACTGCCCATGTCACCCGTTGGACTTTATGCCGCTCATGTTGGATACAGCATGTATCACCTGGCCTGA